Proteins from a genomic interval of Stenotrophomonas sp. WZN-1:
- a CDS encoding carboxy terminal-processing peptidase, whose protein sequence is MKFKAPAFLMALALVAPLALAAKADSPALPAAATADQVTTSKLVYGLLSDSRYAYRPRALDEATSKDVFKRYLETLDGGKQYFTQADVARFAPFEANISSAIRGGELEPAFQVFAVYKQRVGERVAYARKLLKQEPDFTTDERFEYDRKKVPWAASSAELDELWRKSVKNDWLRLKLAGKKPDDIRKTLDKRYATLEKSVNELKGEDVFQFFMNSYTSAVDPHTDYFTPRTAENFNQAMSLSLEGIGAQLQRQDDVVVIREIIAGGPAAVDGTLKPGDRIVGVGQGKSGLVEDVIGWRIDDVVAKIRGAKDTQVKLEFIPAAEGADGKHHTLVLTRQKVRLAEQAAKGETMTIPAANGEPARKIGVIKLPTFYQDFEGRRRNAADYASATRDVAKLLAGFKNDKLDGVVLDLRNNGGGSLDEAIELTGLFIEQGPVVQVRESGGRVTVNSDRNQGVAWDGPLAVLINRGSASASEIFAGAIQDYGRGLVIGETSFGKGTVQNIVDLDRWPSGETQRFGQVKLTIAQFFRISGSSTQHKGVVPDLAFPASVDATEFGESTYDNALPWTRIAAVPHTQYGNFAPLLPKLETRHDARIATDKEFQWWNEDVQQFRTEAAKKYISLNEATRRAERERQDAQRKERQVQRKELGLALDPLADDSSDDGLTGNERDIVKDAAREKAAEKRPDPLLRESASILADAVNLLANDRPLSAQVLPQSTGAGRWAD, encoded by the coding sequence ATGAAATTCAAAGCCCCCGCATTCCTGATGGCCCTGGCGCTGGTCGCGCCGTTGGCGCTGGCGGCCAAGGCCGACTCGCCCGCATTGCCCGCGGCTGCCACCGCCGATCAGGTGACCACCTCCAAGCTGGTGTACGGCCTGTTGTCCGACAGCCGCTACGCCTACCGCCCGCGTGCGCTGGACGAGGCCACCTCCAAGGACGTGTTCAAGCGCTACCTGGAAACCCTGGACGGCGGCAAGCAGTACTTCACCCAGGCCGACGTGGCGCGCTTCGCGCCGTTCGAAGCCAACATCTCCTCGGCCATCCGTGGCGGCGAGCTGGAGCCGGCGTTCCAGGTGTTCGCGGTGTACAAGCAGCGCGTCGGCGAGCGCGTGGCCTATGCGCGCAAGCTGCTCAAGCAGGAGCCGGACTTCACCACCGACGAGCGCTTCGAATACGACCGCAAGAAGGTGCCGTGGGCGGCCAGCAGCGCCGAGCTGGATGAGCTGTGGCGCAAGTCGGTGAAGAACGACTGGCTGCGCCTGAAGCTGGCCGGCAAGAAGCCGGACGACATCCGCAAGACGCTGGACAAGCGCTATGCCACGCTGGAGAAGTCGGTCAACGAGCTGAAGGGCGAAGACGTCTTCCAGTTCTTCATGAACTCGTACACCAGCGCGGTTGATCCGCACACCGATTACTTCACGCCGCGCACCGCCGAGAACTTCAACCAGGCGATGTCGCTGTCGCTGGAAGGCATCGGTGCGCAGCTGCAGCGCCAGGACGACGTGGTGGTGATCCGCGAGATCATCGCCGGTGGTCCGGCCGCGGTGGACGGCACGCTGAAGCCGGGTGACCGCATCGTCGGCGTTGGCCAGGGCAAGTCCGGCCTGGTCGAGGACGTGATCGGCTGGCGCATCGACGATGTCGTGGCCAAGATCCGCGGCGCCAAGGACACCCAGGTCAAGCTGGAATTCATTCCGGCCGCCGAAGGTGCCGACGGCAAGCACCACACCCTGGTGCTGACCCGCCAGAAGGTGCGCCTGGCCGAACAGGCCGCCAAGGGCGAGACCATGACCATTCCGGCCGCCAACGGCGAGCCGGCACGGAAGATCGGCGTGATCAAGCTGCCGACCTTCTACCAGGACTTCGAAGGCCGCCGCCGCAATGCCGCCGACTATGCCTCGGCCACCCGCGACGTGGCCAAGCTGCTGGCCGGTTTCAAGAACGACAAGCTGGACGGCGTGGTGCTGGACCTGCGCAACAACGGTGGTGGCTCGCTGGATGAAGCGATCGAACTGACCGGCCTGTTCATCGAGCAGGGCCCGGTGGTGCAGGTGCGCGAGTCCGGTGGCCGCGTCACCGTCAACAGCGATCGCAACCAGGGCGTGGCGTGGGACGGCCCGCTGGCAGTGCTGATCAACCGTGGTTCGGCCTCGGCCTCGGAGATCTTCGCCGGTGCCATCCAGGACTACGGTCGTGGCCTGGTGATCGGTGAAACCAGCTTCGGCAAGGGCACCGTGCAGAACATCGTCGACCTCGACCGTTGGCCGAGCGGCGAAACCCAGCGCTTCGGCCAGGTCAAGCTGACCATCGCCCAGTTCTTCCGCATCAGCGGCAGCAGCACCCAGCACAAGGGTGTGGTGCCGGACCTGGCCTTCCCGGCCAGCGTCGATGCCACCGAATTCGGCGAAAGCACCTACGACAACGCCCTGCCGTGGACCCGCATCGCCGCCGTGCCGCACACCCAGTACGGCAACTTCGCGCCGCTGCTGCCGAAGCTGGAGACCCGTCACGACGCGCGTATCGCCACCGACAAGGAATTCCAGTGGTGGAACGAGGACGTGCAGCAGTTCCGCACTGAAGCGGCGAAGAAGTACATCTCGTTGAACGAGGCCACCCGCCGCGCCGAGCGCGAGCGCCAGGACGCCCAGCGCAAGGAGCGCCAGGTGCAGCGCAAGGAACTGGGTCTGGCGCTGGATCCGCTGGCCGACGACAGCAGCGACGATGGCCTGACCGGCAACGAGCGTGACATCGTGAAGGATGCCGCGCGCGAGAAGGCGGCGGAAAAGCGCCCGGACCCGCTGCTGCGCGAGTCGGCCTCGATCCTCGCCGACGCGGTGAACCTGCTGGCCAACGACCGTCCGCTGTCCGCACAGGTGCTGCCGCAGTCCACCGGCGCCGGCCGCTGGGCGGACTGA
- the lipA gene encoding lipoyl synthase, which produces MTETTARSIPLQIVQGDSPSAAPLQAGVKQLGGDKINRSPVQFADAPVLRKPSWIRVRIPSGNAVQNLKAKLRENRLVTVCEEASCPNIHECFGHGTATFMILGEVCTRRCSFCDVAHGRPKPPDSNEPASLGQTVADMGLKYVVVTSVDRDDLRDGGAQHFVDCISAIRAKSPGTRIEVLTPDFRGKGRMERALEILAQNPPDVFNHNIETVPDLYRNVRPGADYQWSLNLLKNFKAQHPDVPTKSGIMLGLGEEFEQIKATMRDLRAHDVDMITIGQYLQPTPHHHPVLKYWTPEDYKALEDYGYELGFSHVASGPMVRSSYHADVQAKGAGVR; this is translated from the coding sequence ATGACTGAAACCACCGCCCGTTCCATTCCCCTGCAGATCGTGCAGGGCGACTCTCCGTCCGCCGCGCCGTTGCAGGCCGGGGTCAAGCAGCTGGGCGGTGACAAGATCAACCGTTCGCCGGTGCAGTTCGCCGACGCGCCGGTGCTGCGCAAGCCGTCCTGGATCCGCGTGCGCATTCCCTCGGGCAATGCCGTGCAGAACCTGAAGGCCAAGCTGCGCGAGAACCGCCTGGTGACGGTGTGCGAGGAAGCCAGCTGCCCGAACATCCACGAGTGCTTCGGCCATGGTACCGCCACCTTCATGATCCTCGGCGAGGTCTGCACCCGCCGCTGCTCGTTCTGCGACGTGGCCCACGGCCGCCCGAAGCCGCCGGATTCCAACGAGCCGGCCAGCCTCGGCCAGACCGTGGCCGACATGGGCCTGAAGTACGTGGTGGTGACCAGCGTCGACCGCGATGACCTGCGCGACGGCGGTGCCCAGCACTTCGTCGACTGCATCAGCGCCATCCGCGCGAAGTCGCCCGGTACCCGCATCGAAGTGCTGACCCCGGACTTCCGCGGCAAGGGCCGCATGGAGCGCGCGCTGGAGATCCTGGCGCAGAACCCGCCGGATGTGTTCAACCACAACATCGAAACCGTGCCGGACCTGTACCGCAACGTGCGTCCGGGTGCGGACTACCAGTGGTCGCTGAACCTGCTGAAGAACTTCAAGGCGCAGCACCCGGACGTGCCGACCAAGAGCGGCATCATGCTGGGCCTGGGCGAAGAGTTCGAGCAGATCAAGGCCACCATGCGCGACCTGCGCGCGCATGACGTGGACATGATCACCATCGGCCAGTACCTGCAGCCGACCCCGCACCACCACCCGGTGCTGAAGTACTGGACCCCCGAGGACTACAAGGCGCTGGAAGACTACGGCTACGAGCTGGGCTTCAGCCACGTGGCCTCCGGCCCGATGGTGCGCTCGTCGTACCACGCCGACGTGCAGGCCAAGGGCGCCGGCGTCCGGTAA
- the lipB gene encoding lipoyl(octanoyl) transferase LipB, whose amino-acid sequence MDAVAGSCPAEAAPEDRAPRPAVVRDLGRQAYEPVWRAMQRFTDQRSEADADELWVVEHDPVFTLGQAGKDEHVLAPGEIPVLHVDRGGQVTYHGPGQIVVYPLLRLPRLGIGVRDYVCRIEQALIDTLAEWNIGAERREGAPGVYVGGAKIAALGIRVRRGCTFHGLAFNVAMDLEPFHRINPCGYQGLQVTSVVDLGGPSGMDAVKPVLLDHLARQFGLLLQHTPELPDLSAAA is encoded by the coding sequence GTGGACGCTGTAGCCGGCAGCTGCCCGGCCGAAGCCGCCCCGGAAGACCGCGCGCCGCGTCCGGCGGTGGTCCGTGACCTCGGCCGCCAGGCCTATGAACCGGTGTGGCGCGCCATGCAACGCTTCACGGACCAGCGCAGCGAGGCAGACGCCGATGAGCTGTGGGTGGTCGAGCACGACCCGGTATTCACCCTGGGCCAGGCCGGCAAGGACGAGCATGTGCTGGCGCCGGGCGAGATCCCCGTGCTGCACGTGGACCGCGGCGGCCAGGTGACCTATCACGGCCCCGGCCAGATCGTGGTCTATCCATTGCTGCGCCTGCCGCGGCTGGGCATCGGCGTGCGCGACTACGTGTGCCGCATCGAGCAGGCGCTCATCGATACCCTGGCCGAGTGGAACATCGGCGCCGAACGCCGCGAGGGCGCCCCGGGCGTCTACGTCGGTGGCGCCAAGATCGCCGCGCTCGGCATCCGCGTGCGCCGCGGCTGCACCTTCCATGGCCTGGCCTTCAACGTGGCCATGGACCTGGAGCCCTTCCACCGCATCAACCCCTGTGGCTATCAGGGGTTGCAGGTGACCTCGGTGGTAGACTTGGGCGGCCCCTCCGGGATGGATGCCGTCAAGCCGGTGCTGCTGGACCACCTGGCCCGCCAGTTCGGCCTGCTGCTGCAGCACACGCCGGAACTGCCCGATCTTTCTGCGGCCGCCTGA
- a CDS encoding YbeD family protein produces MEIKSDNPDHGFQFPGQFELSAMGPANRGLEHELPRLLLAAGIDVVNERISWKHSSNGKYVSVRIVFKAESREQYDLAHQALRDHPEVKWTL; encoded by the coding sequence ATGGAAATCAAGTCCGACAACCCCGACCACGGCTTCCAGTTCCCCGGCCAGTTCGAGCTCAGTGCCATGGGCCCGGCCAACCGCGGCCTGGAGCATGAACTTCCCCGTCTGCTGCTGGCCGCCGGCATCGATGTGGTGAACGAACGCATCAGCTGGAAGCACTCGTCCAACGGCAAGTACGTGTCCGTCCGCATCGTGTTCAAGGCCGAAAGCCGCGAACAGTACGACCTGGCGCACCAGGCACTGCGCGATCACCCGGAAGTGAAGTGGACGCTGTAG
- a CDS encoding lipid A deacylase LpxR family protein, whose translation MRSVAALGLAGLLASAFPFAAQAAEQCGPDAMRDHPPQVNFRVDNDLFGGRHQDQGYTNGALLTLVSPNLVDYTDDPCLPRMARWVNQYLEGLHPGRFEQQNMIFSIGQGIFTPTDFSRRDLIEDDRPYAGVLIANFGFNARSGDRLQTTQLTLGVVGPWAQGRQVQNAVHAVLGDEKFKGWDNQLHNEPLFMLTHERMRRWPGDASINADGWGWDAISHYGGSIGNLETKANFGGEVRFGWKLPDDFGSTPLRPAGENTAPTRGGRPNGWSWHLFATSDVAWVIRDITLDGNTFRNSHSVDKRHVVAYGGYGVAVMRGRWKFAMARYHSTREFNGQREAPVFGSFTISRSL comes from the coding sequence ATGCGTAGTGTCGCAGCCCTTGGGCTGGCCGGCCTGCTGGCCTCTGCCTTCCCCTTTGCCGCCCAGGCGGCCGAACAATGTGGCCCGGACGCGATGCGCGACCACCCGCCGCAGGTCAATTTCCGCGTCGACAACGACCTGTTCGGCGGCCGCCACCAGGACCAGGGCTATACCAACGGTGCGCTGTTGACCCTGGTCTCGCCCAATCTGGTCGATTACACCGACGACCCGTGCCTGCCGCGCATGGCGCGCTGGGTGAACCAGTACCTGGAAGGCCTGCATCCGGGCAGGTTCGAACAGCAGAACATGATCTTCAGCATTGGCCAGGGCATCTTCACTCCGACCGATTTCAGCCGCAGGGACCTGATCGAGGACGACCGCCCTTACGCCGGCGTACTGATCGCAAACTTCGGTTTCAATGCGCGCAGCGGCGACCGCCTGCAGACCACCCAGTTGACGCTGGGCGTGGTTGGCCCGTGGGCACAGGGAAGGCAGGTGCAGAATGCCGTGCACGCAGTGCTGGGCGACGAGAAATTCAAGGGCTGGGACAACCAGCTGCACAACGAGCCGCTCTTCATGCTGACCCATGAGCGCATGCGCCGCTGGCCGGGTGATGCCAGCATCAATGCCGACGGCTGGGGTTGGGACGCGATCAGCCACTACGGCGGCTCCATCGGCAACCTGGAAACCAAGGCCAACTTCGGCGGTGAAGTGCGCTTCGGCTGGAAGCTGCCGGACGACTTCGGCAGCACGCCGTTGCGCCCGGCCGGTGAGAACACGGCACCGACCCGTGGCGGTCGCCCCAATGGCTGGTCATGGCACCTGTTCGCGACCTCGGACGTCGCCTGGGTGATCCGCGACATCACGCTGGACGGCAACACCTTCCGCAACAGTCACAGCGTGGACAAGCGCCATGTGGTGGCCTACGGCGGCTACGGCGTGGCCGTGATGCGTGGGCGCTGGAAGTTTGCAATGGCGCGTTACCACAGCACGCGCGAATTCAACGGCCAGCGCGAAGCGCCGGTGTTCGGCAGCTTCACCATCAGCCGCTCGCTGTAA
- a CDS encoding D-alanyl-D-alanine carboxypeptidase family protein, which produces MNFRSAATALAATLVVGLASAQTPLPTPATPAPAAAAAAPATVATPPAPAPSVSKAWVLMDYATGQVLAGENVHEQLAPASITKVMTSYVIAAEVKNGKVRADDQVMMSERAWREGGAGTDGSYSGFPVNQTARLEDMEKGMAIQSGNDAAIALAEHVAGSEEAFASLMNSYAAKIGMKDSHFVNAHGLTAEGHHSTAYDLALLGRAMVRDYPETYAYNKIKEFQVGNIKQPNRNLLLWRDGSVDGIKTGHTSEAGYCLMSSAQRGDQRLIAVVLGGASEKQRADDSLALLNWGFRFFETHRLYEPGKAVAEHKVWKGTTDKVQLGVAQPMLVSVPRGRYSDLKPSIDVPKTLEAPFTAGQQIGTVKVTLDGKVIAEAPLVAVAAVEQAGFFKRLWDSFWMWWESE; this is translated from the coding sequence ATGAATTTCCGTTCCGCCGCCACCGCCCTGGCCGCCACCCTGGTGGTGGGCCTGGCTTCCGCCCAGACCCCGCTGCCGACCCCGGCCACGCCGGCGCCTGCTGCCGCCGCTGCTGCCCCGGCCACCGTCGCCACTCCGCCGGCCCCGGCCCCGAGCGTGTCCAAGGCCTGGGTCCTGATGGATTACGCCACCGGCCAGGTACTGGCTGGCGAGAACGTCCACGAGCAGTTGGCCCCGGCCAGCATCACAAAGGTGATGACGTCCTACGTGATCGCCGCCGAGGTCAAGAACGGCAAGGTCCGTGCGGATGACCAGGTGATGATGAGCGAGCGCGCCTGGCGCGAAGGTGGCGCCGGCACCGACGGCAGCTACAGCGGCTTCCCGGTCAACCAGACCGCACGCCTGGAAGACATGGAAAAGGGCATGGCGATCCAGTCCGGCAATGACGCCGCGATCGCCCTGGCCGAGCACGTGGCCGGCAGCGAAGAAGCCTTTGCGTCGCTGATGAACAGCTACGCCGCCAAGATCGGCATGAAGGACTCGCACTTCGTCAACGCCCACGGCCTGACCGCCGAAGGCCACCACAGCACCGCCTACGACCTGGCGCTGCTGGGCCGCGCGATGGTGCGTGATTACCCGGAAACCTACGCGTACAACAAGATCAAGGAATTCCAGGTCGGCAACATCAAGCAGCCGAACCGCAACCTGCTGCTGTGGCGCGATGGCAGCGTGGACGGCATCAAGACCGGCCACACTTCCGAAGCCGGCTACTGCCTGATGAGCTCGGCCCAGCGTGGCGACCAGCGCCTGATCGCCGTGGTGCTGGGGGGTGCGTCGGAGAAGCAGCGTGCCGACGACAGCCTGGCCCTGCTGAACTGGGGCTTCCGCTTCTTCGAGACCCACCGCCTGTACGAACCGGGCAAGGCCGTGGCCGAGCACAAGGTCTGGAAGGGCACCACCGACAAGGTGCAGCTGGGCGTGGCCCAGCCGATGCTGGTGAGCGTGCCGCGCGGCCGCTACAGCGACCTGAAGCCGAGCATCGACGTGCCCAAGACTCTGGAAGCACCGTTCACCGCCGGCCAGCAGATCGGCACCGTGAAGGTCACCCTGGATGGCAAGGTCATCGCCGAGGCACCGCTGGTGGCCGTGGCCGCCGTCGAGCAGGCCGGCTTCTTCAAGCGCCTGTGGGACAGCTTCTGGATGTGGTGGGAATCGGAATGA
- a CDS encoding septal ring lytic transglycosylase RlpA family protein produces MNIRWLVSGLIVLALAACSSAPKKPATAGHGGKSGGTLVQGRGSRPAHCPEGSPYAAAKEDLSTRGNYTAGGLYKPGVRDSTPDYVPNVACIPEPEVTAEERSAIGNKSPYVVLGKSYKVLDDTRNYVERGTASYYGAKFHGRLTSNREVYDMYQFTAAHKTLPLPSFARVTNLDNGESVIVRVNDRGPFHDGRVVDLSYAAAVRLGITQRGTGNVEVRALQPGESNLLAQKPSRRERRAAEAAAASTVMASARPAPTARATADSDIDRLVKGLPADGMPARGQPATTQGVASTVPDVAVSSLPPSAPPVRSTAPAPVAVASATPRAVAPAPVRTVAATPAAPSLSQQVVGAVMVQVASFSNRDNANRAMGQLNAAGIVGATISDIAAGGRTLFRLRVPANDHASAAELVGRIAGLGLGSPQIVKD; encoded by the coding sequence ATGAACATCAGATGGCTGGTCTCAGGCTTGATCGTCCTCGCGTTGGCTGCCTGCAGCAGCGCGCCGAAGAAGCCGGCCACGGCCGGCCATGGTGGCAAGTCCGGCGGCACCCTGGTACAGGGTCGTGGCTCGCGCCCGGCACACTGCCCGGAAGGGTCGCCGTACGCGGCGGCAAAGGAAGACCTGAGTACCCGCGGCAATTACACCGCCGGTGGCCTGTACAAGCCGGGCGTGCGTGACAGCACGCCGGACTATGTTCCGAACGTCGCCTGCATTCCCGAGCCGGAAGTGACCGCCGAGGAGCGCTCGGCGATCGGCAACAAGTCGCCGTACGTGGTGCTGGGCAAGTCGTACAAGGTGCTCGACGACACCCGCAACTATGTCGAGCGCGGTACCGCCTCGTACTACGGCGCCAAGTTCCATGGCCGCCTGACCTCCAACCGCGAGGTCTACGACATGTACCAGTTCACCGCCGCGCACAAGACGCTGCCGCTGCCCAGCTTCGCCCGCGTGACCAACCTCGACAACGGCGAATCGGTGATCGTGCGCGTCAACGACCGCGGCCCGTTCCATGATGGCCGCGTGGTCGATCTCAGCTATGCCGCCGCCGTGCGCCTGGGCATCACCCAGCGCGGTACCGGCAATGTGGAAGTGCGCGCGCTGCAGCCGGGCGAGAGCAACCTGCTGGCGCAGAAGCCGTCGCGCCGCGAACGCCGGGCTGCGGAAGCCGCCGCTGCTTCAACTGTAATGGCCAGTGCGCGCCCCGCACCGACCGCGCGCGCAACCGCCGACAGCGACATCGATCGCCTGGTCAAGGGCCTGCCGGCCGATGGCATGCCGGCACGTGGCCAGCCGGCCACCACCCAGGGCGTGGCCAGCACCGTGCCGGATGTAGCGGTCAGCAGCCTGCCGCCGAGTGCGCCGCCGGTGCGCAGCACTGCACCGGCACCGGTAGCAGTCGCCAGCGCCACGCCGCGCGCCGTCGCGCCGGCACCGGTGCGCACCGTCGCCGCCACGCCGGCGGCACCCAGCCTGTCGCAGCAGGTGGTGGGCGCGGTGATGGTGCAGGTCGCCAGTTTCTCCAACCGCGACAACGCCAACCGCGCGATGGGCCAGCTCAATGCCGCCGGCATCGTCGGTGCGACCATCAGCGACATCGCTGCCGGTGGCCGCACCCTGTTCCGCCTGCGCGTTCCCGCCAACGACCATGCCAGTGCCGCGGAACTTGTCGGCCGCATCGCCGGTCTGGGCCTGGGTTCGCCGCAGATCGTCAAGGATTGA
- the mltB gene encoding lytic murein transglycosylase B gives MIRRTLACMLTLGLVACATQPKSPPSSPQASSTPRQPAAKAHGPAEAAPEAAAATAPPVDLTPVPFEVARARFIADTAKRYGLKPEQISSVLDQAQVRQPIIAAMSRPAERVKPWNEYRPMFISKARIDGGRAFLAQHRAELDRVQQRTGVPAEVIVAIIGVETSYGKNAGSHRVLDALYTLAFYYPRSGDPAKLEREVRRELFFRDELAKLFELGREEKLDITTLKGSYAGAMGMGQFMPSSYLDYAVDGNGDGRRDLFTSYDDVFSSIANYFVKKGGWVRGGQVAVPATLAPGREEFNPTEWMPTWSMADLAQRGYQPGAPVQPGTTATPITLEGSTGKQYWLGFQNYYAITRYNLSKMYAMAVFQLSQAIAGQELPPA, from the coding sequence ATGATTCGACGCACTCTGGCCTGCATGCTCACCCTCGGCCTGGTCGCCTGCGCGACCCAGCCGAAGTCCCCACCGTCTTCGCCCCAGGCCAGCAGTACGCCGCGCCAACCCGCCGCCAAGGCCCATGGCCCGGCCGAGGCTGCACCCGAAGCCGCCGCCGCCACTGCGCCGCCGGTTGATCTGACCCCGGTACCGTTCGAGGTTGCACGGGCCCGCTTCATTGCCGATACCGCCAAGCGCTATGGCCTGAAGCCGGAGCAGATCAGCAGCGTGCTCGACCAGGCGCAGGTGCGCCAGCCGATCATCGCCGCGATGTCGCGCCCGGCCGAGCGGGTCAAGCCGTGGAACGAATACCGGCCGATGTTCATCAGCAAGGCGCGCATCGATGGTGGCCGCGCGTTCCTGGCCCAGCACCGTGCCGAACTGGATCGCGTGCAGCAGCGCACCGGCGTGCCGGCCGAAGTGATCGTGGCGATCATTGGCGTGGAGACCAGCTACGGCAAGAATGCCGGCAGCCATCGCGTGCTGGATGCGCTGTACACCCTGGCGTTCTATTACCCGCGCAGCGGCGACCCGGCCAAGCTGGAACGCGAAGTGCGTCGCGAGCTGTTCTTCCGCGATGAACTGGCCAAGCTGTTCGAGCTGGGCCGCGAAGAAAAGCTGGACATCACCACGCTCAAGGGCAGCTATGCCGGTGCGATGGGCATGGGCCAGTTCATGCCATCCAGCTATCTCGATTACGCCGTGGACGGAAATGGTGATGGCCGCCGCGACCTGTTCACCAGCTACGACGACGTGTTCTCGTCCATCGCCAACTACTTCGTCAAGAAGGGCGGCTGGGTACGTGGCGGGCAGGTGGCCGTGCCGGCCACGCTGGCGCCGGGACGCGAGGAGTTCAACCCGACCGAATGGATGCCGACCTGGTCGATGGCCGACCTGGCGCAGCGCGGCTACCAGCCGGGTGCGCCGGTGCAGCCGGGCACTACCGCCACCCCGATCACGCTTGAAGGCAGCACCGGCAAGCAGTACTGGCTCGGCTTCCAGAACTACTACGCGATCACCCGCTACAACCTCTCGAAGATGTACGCGATGGCCGTGTTCCAGTTGTCCCAGGCCATCGCCGGACAGGAGCTGCCCCCGGCATGA